In Natronomonas halophila, one DNA window encodes the following:
- a CDS encoding HalX domain-containing protein codes for MTNDTPTVLVVDDERDLADLYAAWLSERYDVRTAYGGEDAIDVVSEDVDVALIDRLMPRVSGDEVLDHIRSKSYDCRVSMVTAVEPDFDIIELGFDEYIVKPIRQDDLIDIVESLQSRSEYDRQLQEFFALASKRAALQTQKNAHELSESEAYADLSEQIEEMRSELDATTDELSERDFEVELRRLSVDNST; via the coding sequence ATGACGAACGATACACCAACCGTGCTGGTCGTCGACGACGAGCGGGACCTCGCCGACCTGTACGCGGCGTGGCTGTCCGAACGGTACGACGTTCGGACGGCCTACGGGGGTGAGGACGCCATCGACGTCGTCTCCGAGGACGTCGACGTGGCGCTGATCGACCGCCTGATGCCGCGGGTCTCGGGAGACGAGGTGCTCGACCACATCCGCTCGAAGAGCTACGATTGTCGCGTCTCGATGGTGACGGCCGTCGAGCCGGATTTCGATATCATCGAACTCGGCTTCGACGAGTACATCGTCAAGCCGATTCGGCAGGACGACCTGATCGATATCGTCGAGTCGCTGCAATCCCGCTCGGAGTACGACCGCCAGTTGCAGGAGTTCTTCGCGCTGGCGTCGAAGCGGGCGGCCCTCCAGACGCAGAAAAACGCCCACGAACTCTCCGAAAGCGAGGCCTACGCCGACCTTTCCGAGCAGATCGAGGAGATGCGTTCGGAACTGGATGCGACGACCGACGAACTCTCCGAGCGTGACTTCGAGGTCGAACTGCGGCGGTTGAGCGTCGATAACTCGACTTAG
- a CDS encoding fumarylacetoacetate hydrolase family protein: MKLATFEVETPVGPKRRVGVRDEHGALVDVTTAYAGMLEANGEADPVPVAEAHAPPEMNAFLSRGERAMNAAKDALEYARRTDDERGPTGGRLRFEREDVRLRSPLPRPNSLRDFMAFEEHVRNSLGGDPPDVWYEMPVYYKGNADTVVGPGDEVPWPDYSEQADYELEIAAVIGKHGENIDADKADDYIAGYTILDDFSARDIQLEEMQGRLGPAKGKDFASALGPYLVTPDEFDLETAEMTAEVNGETWSEGTAGEMYHSFADIIERVSQSEPLHPGDVLGSGTVGEGCGLELGRFLDSGDTVRLTVDGLGTLENTIR; this comes from the coding sequence ATGAAACTTGCCACCTTCGAAGTCGAGACGCCGGTCGGCCCGAAGCGCCGGGTCGGCGTCCGAGACGAACACGGCGCGCTGGTGGACGTAACGACGGCCTATGCGGGGATGCTGGAGGCCAACGGCGAGGCCGACCCGGTGCCGGTCGCCGAGGCCCACGCGCCGCCGGAGATGAACGCCTTCCTCTCGCGTGGCGAGCGGGCGATGAACGCCGCAAAGGACGCCCTCGAGTACGCCCGGCGGACCGACGACGAGCGGGGGCCGACCGGAGGCCGCCTCCGCTTCGAGCGCGAGGACGTTCGACTCCGTTCGCCGCTGCCGCGGCCCAACTCCCTGCGGGATTTCATGGCCTTCGAGGAACACGTCCGCAACAGCCTCGGCGGCGACCCGCCGGACGTCTGGTACGAGATGCCCGTCTACTACAAGGGCAACGCCGACACGGTCGTCGGCCCCGGCGACGAGGTACCGTGGCCCGACTACTCCGAGCAGGCCGACTACGAGTTAGAAATCGCCGCCGTCATCGGCAAACACGGCGAGAACATCGACGCCGACAAGGCCGACGACTACATCGCCGGCTACACCATTCTCGACGATTTCAGCGCCCGCGACATCCAGTTAGAGGAGATGCAGGGTCGGCTCGGCCCCGCCAAGGGCAAGGACTTCGCCAGCGCGCTGGGGCCGTATCTCGTCACGCCCGACGAGTTCGACCTCGAAACCGCCGAGATGACCGCCGAGGTCAACGGCGAGACGTGGTCGGAAGGCACCGCTGGCGAGATGTACCACTCCTTCGCGGACATCATCGAACGCGTCTCACAGAGTGAACCGCTCCATCCGGGCGACGTGTTGGGAAGCGGCACCGTCGGCGAAGGCTGTGGGCTCGAGTTGGGACGCTTCCTCGATTCGGGTGACACCGTCCGCTTGACCGTCGACGGACTCGGGACGCTGGAGAATACGATTCGCTAA
- a CDS encoding cyclase family protein, which yields MFQDATLIDLSVGIEDGAASEPDPASIDRMDHREGAEWLAQNLQAMGKDVEADDFPDGTALAWEEITAITHTATHMDAPYHYGAESEGEPARTIDEVPLEWGLGEAVVLDMRHLDAGAEIGVDDLQEALDDLNHDLSEGEIVLIQTGADELWGEAAYLTDFPGMGSEATTWLVEQGIKVIGTDAYGFDKPFLEMGARFEETGDSEELWPAHLAGREKEYCQIEKMANLDALPRKTNIPLVAFPIVVEDGSAGWVRPVAVIEDDAADDAEGGAT from the coding sequence ATGTTCCAGGATGCCACACTCATCGACCTCTCGGTCGGCATCGAGGACGGGGCCGCGAGCGAACCGGACCCCGCGAGCATCGACCGGATGGACCACCGCGAGGGCGCCGAATGGCTCGCTCAGAACCTGCAGGCGATGGGCAAGGACGTCGAAGCCGACGACTTCCCGGACGGCACCGCGCTGGCCTGGGAGGAAATCACCGCCATCACCCACACCGCGACCCACATGGACGCGCCGTATCACTACGGCGCCGAAAGCGAGGGGGAGCCCGCCCGCACCATCGACGAGGTGCCGCTGGAGTGGGGCCTCGGCGAGGCCGTCGTGCTCGATATGCGCCACCTCGATGCCGGCGCCGAAATCGGCGTCGACGATTTGCAGGAGGCCCTCGACGACCTGAATCACGACCTCTCGGAGGGCGAAATCGTCCTCATCCAGACCGGCGCCGACGAGTTGTGGGGAGAGGCGGCGTATCTGACCGACTTCCCGGGGATGGGAAGCGAGGCGACGACATGGCTCGTCGAGCAGGGCATCAAGGTCATCGGCACCGACGCCTACGGCTTCGACAAGCCGTTCCTCGAGATGGGCGCTCGCTTCGAGGAGACGGGCGACAGCGAGGAACTGTGGCCGGCCCACCTCGCGGGCCGCGAGAAGGAGTACTGCCAGATCGAGAAGATGGCGAACCTCGATGCGTTGCCGCGGAAGACGAACATTCCCCTCGTCGCCTTCCCCATCGTTGTGGAAGACGGCAGCGCCGGGTGGGTCCGACCGGTCGCCGTTATCGAAGACGATGCGGCCGACGACGCGGAGGGGGGTGCGACATGA
- a CDS encoding fluoride efflux transporter FluC gives MALVSALAVGLGGAGGALARYAVGQAIEGRGRGTLVVNVLGSFAIGVLLAAGLSETALLAAAVGFCGAFTTFSSFAVETVRLAEDGEGVAAVANAAGTLLLALFAVLAGTLLGGLM, from the coding sequence ATGGCGCTCGTGAGCGCGCTTGCGGTCGGTCTCGGCGGCGCCGGTGGCGCCTTGGCGCGCTACGCCGTCGGGCAAGCAATCGAGGGACGGGGCCGAGGTACGCTCGTCGTCAACGTCCTCGGCAGTTTCGCCATCGGCGTTCTGCTGGCGGCAGGGTTAAGCGAGACGGCCCTGCTTGCCGCCGCTGTCGGCTTCTGTGGCGCCTTCACGACCTTCTCGTCGTTCGCCGTCGAGACGGTTCGGCTGGCCGAAGACGGTGAGGGCGTCGCTGCGGTGGCCAACGCGGCCGGAACGCTGCTTTTGGCCCTATTCGCAGTGCTGGCCGGCACGCTCCTCGGCGGCCTCATGTAG
- a CDS encoding fluoride efflux transporter FluC has protein sequence MRPRNAALVAAGGFTGALSRHAVSVSLPEAFPWGTLAVNVVGAFLLGVVVYETAASGRLSDGARLLLSTGFLSSFTTYSTFASETVALSPRLAALNVVANYALGFLAVLLAREVVGWRS, from the coding sequence ATGCGACCCCGGAACGCGGCCCTCGTCGCGGCTGGCGGCTTCACTGGCGCGCTCTCTCGGCACGCCGTCAGCGTATCGTTGCCCGAGGCGTTCCCGTGGGGCACCCTCGCCGTCAACGTCGTCGGCGCGTTCCTGCTCGGCGTGGTCGTCTACGAGACTGCGGCGAGCGGGCGGCTTTCGGACGGCGCGCGGCTCCTCCTTTCGACGGGCTTTCTCTCCTCGTTTACCACCTACAGCACCTTTGCCTCCGAAACCGTCGCGCTGTCACCGCGGCTGGCGGCGCTGAACGTCGTCGCCAACTACGCGCTCGGCTTTCTCGCCGTCCTGCTCGCACGGGAGGTGGTCGGATGGCGCTCGTGA
- a CDS encoding DUF7382 domain-containing protein, whose amino-acid sequence MRHSEGFRADERAIEGLPVRLVIAMVVGVASLSVMMSMLSGISGLAVTELDTQPTPEVVAPGNETVEVRVVDPDGNGVSDATVVARGGSARLNGVETAKTGENGTAELQLAPDLGPNQRDGTVEFDVKPPAGSEYADKRENTALLVVED is encoded by the coding sequence ATGCGTCACAGCGAAGGCTTCCGCGCGGACGAACGCGCAATCGAGGGGTTGCCCGTCCGACTCGTCATCGCGATGGTCGTCGGCGTCGCCAGCCTCTCGGTCATGATGAGCATGCTCTCCGGAATCTCCGGCCTCGCGGTCACCGAACTCGACACGCAGCCGACGCCCGAGGTAGTCGCCCCCGGCAACGAGACGGTCGAGGTGCGGGTCGTCGACCCCGACGGCAATGGGGTGAGCGACGCCACCGTCGTCGCCCGTGGTGGGTCAGCGCGGCTGAATGGCGTCGAAACGGCGAAAACGGGGGAGAACGGCACTGCGGAACTCCAGTTGGCGCCTGACCTCGGCCCGAACCAGCGGGACGGCACTGTCGAATTCGACGTCAAGCCACCGGCTGGCAGTGAGTACGCCGACAAGCGGGAGAACACGGCGCTGCTGGTGGTGGAGGATTAG
- a CDS encoding protein-L-isoaspartate O-methyltransferase family protein → MDPDVLRDDMVDSLEHEAKAVVSSEHVSVAMREVPREPFVDDESAAYADRSFERFGTRVLSPSAAGRLLEALDVEPDHDVLVVGAGVGYTAAVIAEIVGEASVHAIDITRRLVYDARSNLASAGYPGVLVDCRDGARGLPDYAPYDRILLEAAAANPPQALLDQLADDGHLVMPLGVGAQELVAVDADGDEPTAEFGTVAFQPMLVEGEQADTIERNRTRREDREHAQRDAQRRKGWEQSWINWDEQL, encoded by the coding sequence ATGGACCCCGACGTGCTGCGGGACGATATGGTCGATAGCCTCGAACACGAGGCCAAGGCCGTCGTGAGCTCCGAGCACGTCAGCGTCGCGATGCGGGAGGTGCCCCGCGAGCCGTTCGTCGACGACGAATCGGCCGCCTACGCCGACCGCTCCTTCGAGCGCTTCGGTACCCGTGTCCTCTCGCCGAGCGCGGCCGGCCGGCTGCTGGAGGCCCTCGACGTCGAACCGGACCACGACGTGCTCGTCGTCGGTGCCGGCGTCGGCTACACGGCCGCCGTCATCGCCGAAATCGTCGGCGAAGCCTCCGTCCACGCCATCGATATCACGCGTCGTCTCGTCTACGACGCCCGCTCGAACCTCGCCAGCGCGGGCTATCCCGGCGTCCTCGTCGACTGCCGGGACGGCGCCCGCGGCCTGCCGGATTACGCGCCCTACGACCGGATTCTGCTGGAGGCCGCCGCCGCCAACCCGCCCCAGGCACTGTTGGACCAACTCGCCGACGACGGACATCTCGTCATGCCGCTCGGCGTCGGCGCACAGGAACTCGTCGCCGTCGACGCCGACGGTGATGAGCCGACCGCCGAGTTCGGCACCGTCGCCTTCCAGCCGATGCTCGTCGAGGGCGAGCAGGCCGACACTATCGAACGGAACCGGACCCGCCGCGAGGACCGCGAACACGCCCAACGGGATGCCCAGCGCCGGAAGGGTTGGGAGCAATCCTGGATTAACTGGGACGAGCAGCTCTAA
- a CDS encoding SAM-dependent methyltransferase, with protein MPTQDRAAAEWRELALLWAARRCGALDALATTAGTADTVADEADIDPQSAERLVAALEAQGFLAHVDGEYEPTNRLLGFLTKTDLRSIGRLPAELDAFDRWVALPETLAGADPPEPADALRNELGRERAADTARVRSEVTTAVHAAPDGDRVVVLGDGGGSRAVEFADRGWSVTLYDTPERIDAVEPLLSRESVELQAGDPTDAALPPCDLVVGIGVLQRYDAADARNIVAVASDAAPAAVFIDAFQGVTDAAALADIDRLAAGRGGAHDAAAVRSWLADGYGDVHIEAVPSSPYSAAVGRGVE; from the coding sequence GTGCCGACACAGGACCGCGCGGCCGCCGAGTGGCGCGAACTCGCCCTGCTGTGGGCCGCCCGCCGCTGTGGCGCCCTCGACGCGCTGGCGACCACCGCCGGAACCGCCGACACCGTCGCCGATGAGGCTGACATCGACCCCCAATCCGCCGAACGACTCGTCGCTGCACTCGAAGCGCAGGGATTTCTGGCCCACGTCGATGGCGAGTACGAACCGACCAACCGTTTGCTCGGCTTTCTCACGAAGACCGACCTCCGGTCTATCGGCCGCCTGCCCGCCGAACTCGACGCCTTCGACCGCTGGGTCGCCCTCCCAGAGACGCTGGCCGGCGCCGACCCGCCCGAACCCGCCGACGCCCTCCGCAACGAACTCGGCCGCGAACGCGCCGCCGACACAGCACGCGTCCGTTCGGAAGTGACGACGGCTGTCCACGCCGCCCCCGACGGTGACCGCGTCGTCGTACTGGGCGACGGCGGCGGCTCCCGGGCCGTCGAGTTCGCGGACCGCGGCTGGTCCGTCACGCTCTACGACACGCCGGAGCGTATCGACGCCGTCGAACCGTTGCTTTCCCGCGAGTCGGTGGAACTGCAAGCGGGCGACCCGACCGACGCCGCCCTCCCGCCGTGTGACCTCGTCGTCGGCATCGGCGTCCTCCAGCGATACGACGCCGCGGACGCCCGAAACATCGTCGCCGTGGCCAGCGACGCCGCCCCGGCGGCCGTTTTTATCGACGCCTTTCAGGGCGTGACCGACGCCGCAGCGCTGGCGGATATCGACCGCCTCGCCGCGGGCCGCGGCGGCGCCCACGACGCGGCGGCGGTCCGGTCGTGGCTCGCCGACGGCTACGGGGACGTCCACATCGAGGCCGTTCCATCGAGTCCCTACTCGGCGGCCGTCGGGCGCGGAGTTGAATAG
- a CDS encoding protein-L-isoaspartate(D-aspartate) O-methyltransferase produces the protein MFRADPPDGDDFDEQREKMVDALVGAGRLDDETVIEALKAVPRHEFVPEARRDRAYIDRPLPIGSDQTVSAPHIVGIMSELLELEDGDEVLEIGTGCGYHAAVTAEIVGDENVYSVEYLDELAEDARETLSELGYDIEIRVGDGHEGWSEHAPYDAAYLTCAAAEIPEGIVDQLRGGGIFVGPIGTAEQRLIKATKTETGLDREDHGGVRFVRMQGD, from the coding sequence ATGTTCCGCGCCGACCCGCCCGACGGTGACGACTTCGACGAACAGCGGGAGAAAATGGTCGACGCACTCGTCGGGGCCGGCCGCCTCGACGACGAGACGGTCATCGAGGCGCTGAAAGCAGTCCCCCGCCACGAGTTCGTCCCCGAAGCGCGCCGCGACCGCGCCTACATCGACCGCCCGCTTCCCATCGGGTCGGACCAGACCGTCTCGGCGCCCCACATCGTCGGCATCATGTCCGAGTTGCTGGAACTGGAGGACGGCGACGAGGTGCTCGAAATCGGCACCGGCTGTGGCTATCACGCCGCCGTCACCGCCGAAATCGTCGGCGATGAGAACGTCTACAGCGTCGAGTACCTCGACGAGTTGGCCGAGGACGCTCGCGAAACCCTCTCCGAACTCGGCTACGACATCGAGATACGCGTCGGCGACGGCCACGAGGGCTGGTCCGAACACGCGCCCTACGATGCGGCCTATCTCACCTGCGCGGCCGCCGAGATACCCGAGGGAATCGTCGACCAGTTGCGCGGGGGGGGCATCTTCGTCGGCCCCATCGGCACGGCCGAACAGCGCCTCATCAAGGCGACCAAGACCGAGACGGGCCTCGACCGCGAGGACCACGGCGGCGTCCGGTTCGTCCGAATGCAGGGGGACTAA
- a CDS encoding HVO_0476 family zinc finger protein, with translation MSQQRVAVRCPSCSQGAETAHEVLKQGGQATVRCSECGHVHKTTIEEESTIDRRVIVSQDGESEEGQIELEPEEELEVGDELLVETDAALYRARITSMELTTDARADEAEAKDIKTVWTRAVGNVQVNLTLHPKDGGHDESRSTKIQVPGDEKFVVGETTEYGDEEFTVERLLVREDATNYDREGYDHDGDYAFAKDLKRVYARNENSRQRAWSGW, from the coding sequence ATGAGTCAACAACGCGTTGCGGTCCGCTGTCCGTCCTGTTCGCAGGGCGCCGAAACGGCCCACGAGGTACTTAAACAGGGTGGTCAGGCGACCGTCCGATGCAGCGAGTGCGGCCACGTTCACAAGACGACTATCGAAGAGGAATCGACCATCGACCGCCGGGTTATCGTCTCGCAGGACGGCGAAAGCGAGGAAGGCCAAATCGAACTCGAACCCGAGGAGGAACTCGAAGTCGGCGACGAACTGCTCGTCGAGACCGACGCCGCCCTCTATCGGGCCCGCATCACGTCGATGGAACTGACCACCGACGCCCGGGCCGACGAGGCCGAAGCCAAGGACATCAAGACCGTCTGGACCCGCGCCGTGGGGAACGTTCAGGTCAACCTGACGCTGCACCCGAAGGACGGGGGCCACGACGAGAGCCGCAGCACGAAAATTCAGGTGCCGGGCGACGAGAAGTTCGTCGTCGGCGAGACCACCGAATACGGCGACGAGGAGTTCACCGTCGAACGCCTGCTCGTCCGCGAGGACGCGACCAACTACGACCGCGAGGGCTACGACCACGACGGCGATTATGCCTTCGCGAAGGACCTCAAACGGGTCTACGCCCGCAACGAGAACTCCCGCCAGCGGGCCTGGTCCGGCTGGTAG
- a CDS encoding ATPase domain-containing protein translates to MEPEEPPAAERDEGADAPDERCDYCRLPIPEAPVTAERNGETYHFCSSPCREMMTTEDRVFTEYHGFRQFDPGVSALRAGLPQGIPRNSLVLVSGEPGTRDKALHGELIWRALQRGEPAVIVAFLDTPVAIVQEFIGLGWNVLPYLDSGQLRILDCFTYRLDDADEMVRGMSDWTHHLHDVAMASTDTVRDPTNPQAVLNGLENCLDGMDDDEGVVVIDSLTEFGSLVQPVQAYDFVKDLRASVCKARTVPVFVGASRIGNGDDFPHDLGYIADGVIDLVLDDSLVEDTLMKRIRVRKMSGVRSIRRWATYEFTEGRGLVAAKPSEGDEEGEDDGDPDGAKTEKSQPDGEHGPDSGTAGGAAADPE, encoded by the coding sequence ATGGAACCCGAGGAGCCGCCAGCCGCCGAGCGCGACGAGGGAGCCGATGCGCCCGACGAGCGATGTGATTACTGTCGGCTACCGATTCCGGAAGCGCCGGTGACCGCCGAGCGGAACGGCGAAACCTACCACTTCTGTTCGTCCCCGTGTCGGGAGATGATGACCACCGAGGACCGCGTGTTCACCGAATATCATGGGTTTCGGCAGTTCGACCCCGGCGTCTCAGCGCTCCGGGCCGGTCTCCCACAGGGGATTCCCCGCAACTCGCTGGTGCTCGTCTCCGGCGAACCGGGAACCCGCGACAAAGCCCTCCACGGCGAGTTGATATGGCGCGCGCTCCAGCGCGGGGAACCCGCGGTCATCGTGGCGTTCCTCGATACGCCCGTCGCCATCGTCCAGGAGTTCATCGGGCTGGGCTGGAACGTCCTTCCCTACCTCGATTCCGGCCAGTTGCGCATTCTCGATTGCTTTACCTACCGGCTGGACGACGCCGACGAAATGGTCCGCGGGATGAGCGACTGGACCCACCACCTCCACGACGTGGCGATGGCCTCGACGGACACCGTCCGGGACCCGACGAACCCACAGGCGGTCCTCAACGGACTGGAGAACTGCCTCGACGGGATGGACGACGACGAGGGCGTCGTCGTCATCGACTCGCTGACGGAGTTCGGCTCGCTCGTCCAGCCGGTTCAGGCCTACGACTTCGTCAAGGACCTCCGAGCGAGCGTCTGCAAGGCCCGAACCGTTCCGGTCTTCGTCGGCGCCAGCCGCATCGGCAACGGCGACGACTTCCCCCACGACCTCGGCTACATCGCCGACGGTGTCATCGACCTCGTCCTCGACGATAGCCTCGTCGAGGATACGCTCATGAAACGCATCCGCGTCCGGAAGATGAGCGGCGTCCGCTCGATTCGCCGCTGGGCGACCTACGAGTTCACCGAAGGCCGAGGCCTCGTCGCGGCCAAACCGAGCGAGGGTGACGAAGAAGGCGAGGACGACGGCGACCCGGACGGCGCGAAAACCGAGAAATCCCAACCGGACGGCGAACACGGGCCGGACTCGGGGACTGCGGGCGGCGCGGCGGCCGACCCCGAGTGA
- a CDS encoding MGMT family protein produces MSTESEAGIYARESEYLECYVQVGYASGRVLSVSFPDLPDEDAEEELELLDRIQAYLERSEDDFNDVNVALTMATDQREVLEAVRGVPYGSQVGVEKLAALAPALDPEEPEDIQLVRTALSENPAPLLVPDHRVRDGPSAAPPEVEQRLRSLEGL; encoded by the coding sequence ATGAGCACCGAGTCCGAGGCGGGCATCTACGCTCGGGAGTCCGAATATCTGGAGTGTTACGTTCAGGTCGGCTATGCGAGCGGTCGAGTACTGTCGGTATCGTTCCCGGACCTGCCGGACGAGGACGCCGAGGAGGAACTGGAACTCCTCGACCGGATTCAGGCGTATCTGGAGAGGTCGGAGGACGATTTCAACGACGTCAACGTGGCGCTGACGATGGCTACTGACCAGCGTGAGGTTCTGGAGGCCGTCCGCGGCGTCCCCTACGGGTCGCAGGTCGGCGTCGAGAAACTCGCGGCGCTGGCGCCGGCGCTGGACCCCGAGGAACCGGAGGACATCCAACTCGTGCGGACGGCGCTTTCGGAGAACCCGGCGCCGCTTCTCGTTCCGGACCACCGCGTTCGTGACGGGCCCAGCGCCGCCCCGCCGGAGGTCGAACAACGCCTGCGCTCGCTGGAAGGCCTCTAA
- a CDS encoding GMC family oxidoreductase N-terminal domain-containing protein, giving the protein MVQDEYDVVIVGAGGDGPVAAWKLGKAGLDVLVLEAGPFHGNENWPNPHEGPGKAKASDSIDDLSGDLLDEQFTTRELEMTQKLLFGPADHERGYWFRKFPGAGATLQAAGVGGTTLLYTGNHPRAYPAAIDEQGHWPNDISYEDLLPYYREVEGMLDVQPAPVTAKEELFFQGAESAGWDLIDDKNVDSAGYRPQPNALMRPDEKLHVDNDYDGNFRHPDADNPEDPVEGHTLAAHEIVGNPVPRGAPFEEKAKKASNVGFVPPALETGNVTVRPNAFATDVLVDRSLCGNPEATGIEFRDTWSGDTRQVSADAVVLAAGAIETPRLWLNSGLPNNGWVGKGMTIHFGDNVMGFWEEEVLEERVGKPAVDPQEGQTIAARFDYPGVGMLQTTGSGPGIAAVLGFGASASGFTFTNDVSDAPWDSQGRIAGTDLKEFLSRYRQALPILVVTDDRPHQRNGVSVAPGLEDEHGPVPQVNYVPSEGDVKRRDELAEIATDILKEAGADHVHRSDSPATALHIHSTMAMGKVVDTACEAYDVDRLFVADHSALANGVGGPNPTNTGQALAARTAEKIVDRYFSKTPDCSDSFK; this is encoded by the coding sequence ATGGTGCAAGACGAATACGACGTCGTCATCGTCGGCGCCGGCGGGGACGGCCCCGTCGCGGCGTGGAAACTCGGGAAAGCGGGCCTCGACGTGCTCGTCCTCGAAGCCGGCCCCTTCCACGGCAACGAGAACTGGCCGAACCCCCACGAGGGACCGGGCAAGGCGAAGGCCTCCGACAGCATCGACGACCTCTCCGGTGACCTGCTCGACGAGCAGTTCACCACGCGCGAACTGGAGATGACCCAGAAGCTCCTGTTCGGGCCGGCCGACCACGAGCGCGGCTACTGGTTCCGGAAGTTCCCCGGCGCGGGCGCCACCCTGCAGGCCGCCGGCGTCGGCGGGACGACGCTCCTCTATACGGGTAATCATCCGCGCGCGTACCCGGCCGCAATCGACGAACAGGGCCACTGGCCGAACGACATCAGTTACGAGGACCTCCTGCCGTACTACCGCGAGGTCGAGGGGATGCTCGACGTCCAGCCCGCCCCCGTCACCGCCAAGGAGGAACTGTTCTTCCAGGGGGCCGAATCGGCCGGTTGGGACCTCATCGACGACAAGAACGTCGATTCCGCTGGCTACCGCCCACAGCCCAACGCGCTCATGCGTCCCGACGAGAAACTCCACGTCGACAACGACTACGACGGCAACTTCCGACATCCGGACGCGGATAATCCCGAGGACCCCGTGGAGGGCCACACCCTCGCCGCCCACGAAATCGTCGGCAACCCCGTCCCCCGCGGCGCGCCCTTCGAGGAGAAGGCCAAGAAGGCCTCCAACGTCGGCTTCGTCCCACCCGCGCTGGAGACGGGCAACGTCACCGTCCGGCCGAACGCCTTCGCCACGGACGTCCTCGTGGACCGCTCGCTCTGCGGCAACCCGGAAGCCACCGGCATCGAGTTCCGCGATACGTGGTCCGGCGACACCCGACAGGTTTCGGCTGACGCCGTCGTTCTCGCCGCCGGCGCCATCGAAACGCCGCGCCTGTGGCTCAACTCGGGCCTCCCGAACAACGGCTGGGTCGGCAAGGGCATGACCATTCACTTCGGCGACAACGTCATGGGCTTCTGGGAGGAGGAGGTCCTCGAAGAGCGCGTCGGCAAACCCGCCGTCGACCCCCAGGAAGGACAGACCATCGCCGCCCGCTTCGACTACCCGGGCGTCGGCATGCTCCAGACCACCGGTTCGGGCCCCGGCATCGCCGCCGTCCTCGGGTTCGGCGCCTCCGCCTCCGGCTTTACGTTCACTAACGACGTCTCGGATGCCCCGTGGGACTCACAGGGCCGCATCGCCGGCACCGACCTCAAGGAGTTCCTCTCACGCTATCGGCAGGCCCTGCCCATCCTCGTCGTCACCGACGACCGCCCCCACCAGCGCAACGGCGTCAGCGTCGCCCCCGGCCTCGAGGACGAACACGGTCCCGTCCCACAGGTCAACTACGTCCCCAGCGAGGGCGACGTCAAGCGCCGCGACGAACTCGCCGAAATCGCCACGGACATCCTCAAGGAGGCCGGCGCCGACCACGTCCACCGTTCGGACTCGCCGGCGACGGCCCTGCACATCCACTCGACGATGGCGATGGGCAAGGTCGTCGACACCGCCTGCGAGGCCTACGACGTCGACCGCCTCTTCGTCGCCGACCACTCGGCACTGGCCAACGGCGTCGGCGGCCCGAATCCGACCAATACCGGGCAGGCGCTGGCCGCCCGGACCGCGGAGAAAATCGTGGACCGATACTTCTCAAAAACGCCCGACTGCTCGGATTCTTTTAAATAG